A single Anaerolineales bacterium DNA region contains:
- a CDS encoding NADH-quinone oxidoreductase subunit B — protein sequence MGVEQKLGNLGVVTTTLEQAINWSRTNAMWPMLFGLACCAIEMMSAQSADYDLSRFGMELMRPSPRQADLMIVAGRVSRKMAPVLRRLYDQMPDPKWVIAMGDCCSCGGVFNNYAIVQGVDEIVPVDVYVAGCPPRPEGLIHGIITLHEKVKGEKLNQYA from the coding sequence ATGGGAGTAGAGCAGAAGCTCGGCAACTTGGGCGTGGTCACCACCACGCTCGAGCAGGCCATCAACTGGAGCCGCACGAATGCGATGTGGCCGATGCTGTTCGGTCTGGCGTGCTGTGCCATCGAGATGATGAGTGCCCAATCGGCCGACTATGACCTCAGCCGCTTCGGCATGGAGCTGATGCGTCCCAGCCCTCGCCAGGCGGATCTGATGATCGTCGCCGGGCGAGTCTCCCGCAAGATGGCGCCCGTGCTGCGCCGGCTGTACGATCAGATGCCCGATCCGAAGTGGGTGATCGCCATGGGCGACTGCTGCTCCTGCGGCGGGGTGTTCAACAACTACGCGATTGTGCAGGGGGTGGACGAGATCGTGCCGGTGGACGTCTATGTTGCCGGCTGCCCGCCGCGGCCGGAGGGTTTGATCCACGGCATCATCACCTTGCACGAGAAGGTCAAGGGCGAGAAGCTGAACCAGTACGCCTGA